One segment of Octopus sinensis linkage group LG27, ASM634580v1, whole genome shotgun sequence DNA contains the following:
- the LOC115225374 gene encoding E3 ubiquitin-protein ligase MIB2-like — protein MTPLLEAVSRGHLGMTHKLIALGASINAVDGEGNSCLHLAMETEVFNSEGAPMDLLNECCTATNLKKKRSLSGIVVARYLASQGADFHHKNNKNNRPLDLIKDPNLRKNLETFLQPQCLLCRNKAATTKVHPCEHLLTCEECSNIPLQQCLKCLKPVITGRGRVEAPKFEDRRVKTEATCQELGAASQVIEAPKFEDRRVKTEATCQELGAASQVIESPVLKERNLMRVAKRLGSDWWQVAIFLGVDTTELKIDDESIDTVKQGYLMLREWFKNCDPETRTHATLRAALEEAECFTAMECLSLDAK, from the exons atgacaccATTGCTTGAAGCCGTTTCCCGGGGTCACCTCGGAATGACACACAAGCTAATAGCCCTGGGTGCAAGCATAAATGCTGTTGATGGTGAAGGTAACAGCTGTTTGCACCTTGCCATGGAAACAGAAGTGTTTAATTCCGAGGGTGCACCCATGGATTTACTAAACGAA TGCTGCACTGCCACCaacctaaaaaagaaaagaagtctcTCTGGTATAGTGGTTGCGAGATATCTCGCCAGCCAGGGAGCTGACTTTcaccataaaaacaacaaaaataacagaccATTGGACCTCATTAAGGACCCAAATTTGAGAAAAAACTTAGAAACATTTTTACAACCACA ATGTTTGCTGTGCAGAAATAAAGCGGCCACAACAAAAGTTCATCCCTGTGAACACCTTCTGACATGTGAAGAATGTTCAAACATTCCACTTCAACAATGTCTGAAGTGTTTAAAACCTGTAATAACAGGCAGAGGTCGAGTTG aggcTCCAAAGTTTGAGGACAGGCGTGTAAAAACAGAGGCTACATGTCAGGAATTAGGGGCTGCATCTCAGGTAatag aggcTCCAAAGTTTGAGGACAGGCGTGTAAAAACAGAGGCTACATGTCAGGAATTAGGGGCTGCATCTCAGGTAatag agagtCCAGTTCTGAAGGAGAGGAATCTGATGAGAGTGGCTAAGAGGTTAGGAAGTGATTGGTGGCAAGTGG CTATTTTTTTAGGAGTTGATACAACTGAACTGAAAATTGATGATGAGTCTATTGACACTGTAAAACAAGGCTACCTGATGCTTCGCGAATGGTTCAAAAATTGCGACCCagaaacacggacacacgcaACATTACGTGCAGCTCTTGAAGAAGCTGAATGTTTCACTGCGATGGAATGTCTGTCATTAGACGCAAAGTGA